CATCAGCAGGAACAGCGCCATTCCGCTTATTGCAATAGGATAAGACTTGTTGATTATTTCTTTGTATGCAATAGGCTCTGAATTTGGACCCGATGCTTTTCTAAAATAATTGAACACTAAAACCGTAGTAAAAGCTGAAAGTATAAGGAACCCTAACAGAAAAACATCAACTAAATAGGTCTCATTGTGAAGATAAAACAATGCAATTGCGCCAAAGATTAAAGGGAAATATTTAATAATATTTCTAAATAATTCGGCAATGTATAAATGATTTAAAGCTCTAAAAACCTCCGTATTTAATGTTGTTAAAGCTGAAAAAAACAAAATAATAGCCGATTTCAAAAGAATTAAATATACCGCTTCATCCGAAAAAAAAGAGTTGATAAAATTCTTGTCTATACTTAGAACAATCAATACTAAAATTATGGACATTGAAAACAGTATAAAAACCATTTTTATATAGATTTGTTTCAGTGCGCTTAAAGCATTATCCCCTTTAAATTTCCCTCTAAAATATAAAATGGACTGATCGCAGCCCAACAAACAAATACTGCCTGCTACCAATAAAAAAGAACGCACAAAATCATATTGTCCAACTATTTTGGGACTAAAATTTTTGGTGAAAAACAAAGTAAATCCAAACAAAACTAGCACTCCTATAACTCTTAAGATTAATGTGATTAAACTTTGTAAGATATAAGGGTTGTTTTTAATTTTTTGAAGATAACTACTAAATATTTTCAACATATTAATTTCTAATAATTTATTTATTTTCCTTCAATATGAGAATACTATATTTTGTAATCCTATTTAAATCAAGGTAATACATTTATTGTAATTGAGACTTAGCCAATTGCTTTCTGTAAAAAGAAATGAAAAACTGAATAAAAATAAACAAGAATATAAAAACTATTGGCAAAACAAACTTTAGCTTGCCTTGGATAGATTTAGTGTTCTTAATATTCATTACAACAGCACTTTCTCTTATTGTTTTATCAGAATTGAATAATTGTAATTTTAATTTTCCAATGTCTTTAATCAACGAATCCTTAGTTCTAATAATATCATTTAGTTGCGTATTTTCATTATAATAAATGAGTTTATCGCTTTTTTGATGGTTGCCATTTGAACTCGAAAAAGCATTTAATATTCCGTCTATTTGCACTATTATCCCTTCTTTGGATTGTAGTTCTTGTTGAAGATTACGTATCGAAATTTTTTGGATTTTACTAAAATAAGCATTCTCGTTCAAATAATTCAATATGGGCTGAATAGTGT
Above is a window of Flavobacterium sp. 123 DNA encoding:
- a CDS encoding MATE family efflux transporter, whose amino-acid sequence is MLKIFSSYLQKIKNNPYILQSLITLILRVIGVLVLFGFTLFFTKNFSPKIVGQYDFVRSFLLVAGSICLLGCDQSILYFRGKFKGDNALSALKQIYIKMVFILFSMSIILVLIVLSIDKNFINSFFSDEAVYLILLKSAIILFFSALTTLNTEVFRALNHLYIAELFRNIIKYFPLIFGAIALFYLHNETYLVDVFLLGFLILSAFTTVLVFNYFRKASGPNSEPIAYKEIINKSYPIAISGMALFLLMSLDVMFLKKYKGDATVAFYSLAVKLMTVLSIVIVTVNITISTKIAECFSIHSNIELNRMLKNSSRLIFILTFPLVVFIVIFSEKILRFFGNDYVAAQQALLILIIGQGICSAFGSASVYLNMTGRQHIFQGILLASVIINFVLNRFLIPEFGMSGAAIAFVVSSFFWNVLASGIIYYKDKVKVFLN